In one Variovorax sp. PBL-H6 genomic region, the following are encoded:
- a CDS encoding type II secretion system protein GspD, whose amino-acid sequence MSKRLLIAAAVATLISGCATPFATQQQAKDITDARAAAAVKDFVKQGASGSVREITEPLNDFRRTEAPAKRGDVYVKAASTPFAPLVSELSKKLGYSVAYGEGVDPMRKVTVDFNGSFSEDAIRTTAFLAGYAAVFDRDNRTLYIAENATYNFRLPSAVFKSLQAQYNVGGDPANSSASTSGGSGGSGGGGSAGGTSLKAEFTIAGKEGTDGKALIKFMSDMAGKNAEVLVTDQGVVSVKGNAQALRRMSDFIKNFARDAMTQVEIEASVIEVSLTKDFSLGIQWGRVLNGASRGMFAGGSSDLASAAVKAAGGDMSSLIGSAASAAAQGSLGGYRTTASSAAIINSLMQFTDVNIVSQPKLVSLNNNPATYFDGTQIPYLGSVQQTNNTTTGGSAGAPTVSGSVSFAIDGVSFSAVPSVVNKSSVQITLLPVLSSVGSFSNFLNGTLTAPTQSNKQTYMRVVAESGKTLILGGIRYNKDVKDTSIASTTGQKSTSKEVVILLRANVIPPTDNDIIMSESL is encoded by the coding sequence CGCTGCCGCCGCCGTGAAGGACTTCGTGAAGCAGGGGGCCAGCGGAAGCGTGCGCGAAATCACCGAGCCGCTGAACGATTTCCGTCGCACGGAAGCCCCTGCCAAGCGTGGCGACGTCTACGTGAAGGCGGCCAGCACGCCGTTCGCGCCTCTGGTGAGCGAGCTGTCGAAGAAGCTCGGCTACTCCGTCGCCTACGGCGAGGGCGTCGACCCCATGCGCAAGGTGACCGTGGACTTCAACGGCTCCTTCAGCGAAGACGCCATCCGCACCACCGCGTTCCTTGCGGGTTACGCCGCAGTCTTCGACCGCGACAACCGTACGCTGTACATCGCGGAGAACGCCACCTACAACTTCCGCCTTCCTTCGGCCGTCTTCAAGAGCCTGCAGGCCCAGTACAACGTGGGCGGTGACCCCGCGAATTCCTCCGCCTCGACGAGCGGTGGCTCGGGCGGCAGCGGCGGTGGCGGCAGCGCCGGCGGAACTTCGCTGAAGGCCGAATTCACCATCGCCGGCAAGGAAGGAACCGACGGCAAGGCGCTGATTAAGTTCATGTCCGACATGGCCGGCAAGAATGCCGAGGTGCTGGTGACGGACCAGGGCGTGGTGTCCGTGAAGGGCAACGCCCAGGCGCTACGCCGCATGAGCGACTTCATCAAGAACTTCGCGCGCGACGCCATGACCCAGGTGGAAATCGAAGCCTCGGTCATCGAGGTCTCACTCACCAAGGACTTCAGCCTCGGCATCCAGTGGGGCCGCGTGCTGAACGGCGCCAGCCGCGGCATGTTTGCCGGGGGCAGCTCCGACCTCGCCTCCGCTGCGGTCAAGGCCGCCGGCGGCGACATGAGCTCGCTCATTGGCTCCGCCGCGTCGGCCGCAGCCCAGGGAAGCCTCGGCGGCTACCGCACGACCGCCAGCTCGGCTGCCATCATCAATTCGCTGATGCAGTTCACCGATGTCAACATCGTGTCGCAGCCGAAGCTCGTGTCGCTGAACAACAACCCGGCGACGTACTTCGACGGTACGCAGATTCCTTACTTGGGCAGCGTCCAGCAGACGAACAACACCACGACGGGCGGCTCCGCCGGCGCGCCGACGGTGTCTGGCTCCGTCTCGTTCGCCATCGACGGCGTGAGCTTCTCGGCGGTGCCTTCGGTCGTGAACAAGAGCTCGGTGCAAATCACCTTGCTGCCGGTGCTGTCGTCGGTCGGTTCGTTTTCGAACTTCCTGAACGGCACGCTGACGGCCCCGACGCAGTCAAACAAGCAGACCTACATGCGCGTTGTGGCCGAAAGCGGCAAGACGCTGATTCTGGGCGGTATTCGCTACAACAAGGACGTGAAGGACACGAGCATCGCGTCTACGACCGGCCAGAAGAGCACCTCGAAGGAGGTCGTCATCCTGCTGCGCGCCAACGTGATTCCTCCGACCGACAACGACATCATCATGAGCGAATCGCTCTAA